The DNA segment CTTCAGCTTCCGACTCAACCACCTTAGCTTGCATCTCTTGAACACGAGCGCGCATCTCTTGCTCTTGGGCAATGGCCATAGCCCGACGTTCTTCCGCTTTTGCCTGCGCAATATTCTTGTCAGCTTCAGCCTGATCTGTTTGTAGCATAGCGCCAATGTTCTTACCAATATCAATATCAGCTATATCAATAGAAAGAATTTCAAATGCTGTGCCCGCATCCAATCCTTTTCCTAAAACATTTTGCGAAATCCGATCGGGGTTCTCTAAAACTTTATTGTGGTTTACACTTGACCCTATCGTAGATACGATCCCCTCACCAACACGTGCGATAACTGTGTCCTCACCAGCACCACCGACAAGACGATCGATATTCGCACGAACTGTAATACGCGCTTTAGCTTTGACCTCGATACCATCAATAGCTACACCGGCAATGAACGGTGTTTCAATCACTTTCGGGTTAACACTCATTTGAACCGCCTCTAAAACATCTCGGCCTGCAAGATCAATTGCGGCGCATCTTTCAAAACTTAGTTCAATATTTGCACGTTGGGCAGCGATCAGGGCATTTACGACGCGGTCAACGTTACCACCCGCTAAGTAATGGCTTTCGAGCTGGTTTGTATCGACAGTTACCCCTGCTTTATGTGCTTTAATCATCGGGTTAATGACCCTAGAAGGAATAACCCTTCTTAACCGCATCCCTACTAGTGTAAAGATACTTACTTTTACGCCAGCAGCCAAGGCGCTAATCCAAAGCATTACCGGAATAAATGTAAATAGAACAGCGATAACAATAATAATGATCCCAATAATAATAATGGGCATAAGTTCTTCTAATGACATGATTTCTTCCCCCTAAAAATTTAGTTTATGGCACGAACAACAATCCTAGCTCCTTCTATTTTAACAATTTTAATCGGCTGATCAGCACCAATAAAGCTGCCTTCTGACACTACATCCATCCGTTCCTCATCAATCAAGGCGGTACCAGATGGCCTGAGCGGTGTGATGGTCTCTCCCTCCATGCCAATTAGTTCAAGCCGATTTACGGTGGAAACGTAGCCTTTCTCCGCTGATGTCGAATCATTGAGAATCACATGCCGAAAAAAACCACGTTCAAATCCGATCGTTTTAATAAGAATAATTGAAACGATGATGGTTATTAGTAAGGCAATGCCAATACTCAAGGCCATATGTCCCATATCAGCTGACGATAGCATCAGGGAAGCAACAACGGCAGCAATACCCGCAATCCCGGCGATGCCACCGGGTAAAAACAGTTCGGCAACAATCAAGCCAATCCCTAAAACGAGAAGGATGATGGCTTCATAACCAGCCAATCCAGCGACAATATGACCGTAAAAAAATAGAACTAATGATAATACTCCCATAATTCCTGGTATTCCAAATCCAGGTGAATACAATTCAACGACCAACCCAAGGCTGGCAATTGATAAAAGAATTGGGATGACTACAGGATGTGTAAGGAAGCGGGCAAAGTTTTCAGCAAGAGTTGGGCTCGTTTCAACCACTTTAGCGTTACTAAAACCGATCTCATTAAGTAATTCAACACGATCTTTCACAATTCCTTCCGCATAACCTACTTCAACAGCTTCTGAAGGACCAAGAGTTAAAAATTCACCCTCAGCAGCACCATATTTAGGAAGGTCTACGTTGCTGTCCGCCATGGCCCGTGCATACAATGGATCCCTCCCATTTGCCTCTGCAGCTGAAACCATCGCAGAAATCCATGCAGATTGGGCTTTTTTATCAGCAGCTGTACCGTCAGAATTAATCACACCTGAGGCACCCATCGTCGCTTGAGGCTTCATATAAATTTGATCTGTACTAAGCGCGATATAAGAACCTGCTGAATAAGCACGGCTTGCAATAAAAGCTGTATTAGGAATGTCGAGGCCTGCTAACAGTTCCCCTATTGTTCCAGCAGCATCTACCCTCCCTCCAGGGGTATCAATTTCAAATATGATATGGTCGGCGCCCTTTTCAATGGCTTCACTCGTCGTTCGCTGTAGAAAAGACACCATCCCTCTTTCAACGGTATTTTCAACAGGTATGATATACACCTGCTTTCCTTCACCTTCCGCTTGAACATGATCACTCCATTGATAAACCGCGAGAAAAGCCATTGTTAATAGCAGCGAACTTAAAAAAACAAGACGGATTGACCGCTTCAAACGATTCACCTCCTTATTTGGCCTGCTCTGGATACTATTTATACGTGACAATTATGTGAAAAGTTTCATTAATTATAAAAAGGTCTCTCTTTTTTATAAAGAGAGACCTTTACCAATTAAGATAATTGCTTAAGTACGAGTTTATTCACCTTAGAGCCTTCTGTTTTGCCCTTTACTTTGGGCATAACAGCGCTCATAACTTTACCCATGTCGCCCTTAGATGAAGCTCCTACTTCTACAATTGTTTCTTGAACGATTTGTTCAAGTTCTTCTTCTGTGAGCTGTTTTGGCATATATACTTGTAAAATCTCAATTTCTTCATTAAGTCCTTCTACAAGATCTTCGCGTCCAGCTTCTTTAAACTCTTGGAGGGAATCTTTTCTCTGTTTTACCTCGCGAGATAAAACAGTAAGTTCTTCGTCTTCCGATAGATCCTTACCCAGTTTGATCGCTTCGTTTTGCATCGAAGCTTTGACCATACGAATGACACCAAGGGTTTTCTTATCCTTTGCCTTCATCGCTGCCTTCATATCCTGGTTTAGACGTTCTAGAATTGACATCTACTTACACCCTCTTTTAATCACTTGCGCTTTCTAGCGGCCTCAGACTTTTTCTTGCGGCGTACGCTAGGCTTATCGTAATATTCACGTTTACGATATTCAGATAATGCACCGCTTTTCGATACATCGCGCTTGAAGCGACGAAGAGCATCTTCAAGAGACTCGTTTTTACGAACGCGAGTTGTTTTTGACATGCTATTTCCCTCCCTCCAAAGCAAAAAAACTGTTTCTGTATAGCATGAGGGTCTCCCACACCTTCGATAATTATATTATATTGCTAACATATGGTCAACTTTTTTTATTATTGTTATGATGAAAAATATCGTATAACTGAGTAGAATCACCCAGCTTTAAGTAGCTGGACCTTCCGAGGTATAGTGGAATATGCAATTTACTAAAATCAGGCAGCCCATTTTCTTTAAATAAATTACTGTCGTAGTGACAAGCTGTTATTTTGCCAATTACCCAATCATGATCACCTGTTGGAACCGTTTGCTGAAGCTCACACTCATAGGCTAGATAAGCTCGTTTCAAAAGAGGAAAACCAACGTTAGCTTCATACCACTTTTGATTATAGTCTTGCACTTTATTGGTAGACGACCCAGTAACACTCCCACTGTATTGAATAAATGATGCTTCTTCAAAAGGAAGAAAATTTATAGTGAATGCTTTATTTTTAATTATATGCTCATATGTAAACCGTTCACGGCCAATTGCCACACCATATATTGGCGGGTCGATAGATAAATAGCTATGCCATCCTGCTGCCATAAAATTTGTCTCTTCTTCATTTTTGACACCCACAACAGCTACCATCCCGGGGTAGCTGTGCATTTTTATATGCTCCTGCTTTTCCATATAACCCACCTCAACTCTCACTGTAGAATCGATTAAAAGGAAGGCTGCTTACAAAATTGCAAGCAGCCTTCTTATAAAAGAAGTATATAATTCAATGAACAGTTTAGTTTTGAGCGACTGATTTACTTAATAATCAGATGACCCTTTTCCACCACTTACAATGGCAATCCCAGCGCTGGCACCGATACGAGTTGCTCCCGCCTCGATAACAGCTCTCGCACCATCATAATCCCGGACGCCTCCAGATGCTTTCACACCTAGATTAGGGCCAACTGTTTTACGCATCAAACTAACATCCTCAACGGTTGCTCCGCCGCCTGAGAACCCTGTCGATGTTTTAACAAAGTCAGCACCGCTTTCCTTCGTAAGCTGCGAGGCTGTTACCTTCTCTTCATCTGTCAATAATGAAGTTTCAATAATGACTTTAACTAACGATTTTCCTTTTGCTTCCTTTACAACCGCTTCAATATCTGCCTTGACAACTTCCGTATTTCCAGATTTCAGCTCACCAACATTTATAACCATATCAACTTCTGTAGCCCCATTCTCAATAGCTTGGCGAGTTTCAAATACTTTAGTTTCTGTTGTTGTGGCACCTAATGGAAAACCGATTACGGTACATACTTTTACATCCGTACCTTTAAGTAGTTCTGAACAGTACTCTACCCAATGTGGATTAACGCAAACAGACATAAAGTCGTATTCTTTAGCTTCCTTACAAATTTCAGTAATTTTTGCTTTTGGCGTATCTGGTTTCAATTGTGTATGATCAATCATTTTTGCAAGATTATGTTCCATTGAAACACTTCCCTTCACTTAGTTGTTCGTACATCTATTGTATCATAGCATGTCTTTTTCCAAAAGGCGAGGACACTGAAAAGGCTGTCATTAGAAACATGCCACTACGAGAACGATCGTGACATGTTCATGTTACTGTTCCTCCAGTTGGTAAGACAAACTAGACAAAAAGTATAGAGGGGCTGTTTCCATCCGCAAAATTCTTGGTCCTAAGCGAACAGGCAAGAATCCACTTGCAAATAGCTTATCCGCTTCTCCTGGAGTGAAACCGCCCTCTGGGCCAAAAATAATGATCACCCGTTGATTGTCCTTAATCACATGTAGACGACTAGATAAAGAATGAGATCTCACTGATCTTGCCTCATTTTCATGAGCGATTAATTTAACATCATATGAATCATTTTGTTCTATTATTTCAGAAAGCGTCATCACATCTAATACAGAGGGGACCTTCGCACGTTCAGATTGTTCACTTGCTTCTTTAGCAATCTTTTTCAGCCGTGTAAGTTTCTTATTCGCTTTCTTTGCGTCCCATTTGGCAACTGATCGCTCGGCGTCGAAGGGAATAAAAAAATCGGCTCCAAGCTCGGTACCCTTTTGAACCACTTGCTCGAGCTTATCGCCTTTTCCTAGGCTTTGAACAATGGTAACCTCAACCGGAAGTTCTTTATTTTCATCGAGCCAATCTATGATAGAACAAAGAACCTCCTGCTCTGCAGCAACGATTTCACAAAGGGCAGGTCCACGCTCAGGATGGACACAAATGAGAGAGTCTTCCTTTTTCATCCTCATTACCTTTACTATGTGGTGCACGTCGTCCCCTTTAATAACTACCCTGTCTTCTTCCCAGTTCGCTTGATCAATAAAATATCGTTGCATCTCCATTCACCTTATTCTGGCTTTCTAGCAATGATTGAGATCCAGTCTTCCATTCTGTTCGTTTCAATAATCTCAAAACCGGCTTGCTCAAGTCGACTCTTTACGAGATGTTTTTTCCCTTCAATAATTCCTGAAGTAAGAAAATATCCATTCGGCTTAAGTTGGCTATAGGCATCGTCAACAAATTGAATAATAATTTCAGCTAGTATATTTGAAACAATCAAATCTGCCTCAACCGTGACACCTTGCATCAGGTTGTTTTTAGTTGACGTTACCTTATCGGCTACTTGGTTTAGTTGAGCGTTATCCATTGTGCTTTTGACTGCGATCTCATCAAGATCGAAAGCATGAACCTGAGCGGAACCTAGCAGAACAGAGGCAACACTCAACACGCCCGACCCCGAACCAACATCAAGGACTACATCCCCTGGCGCTAAATATCGTTCTAAAGCTTGCAGACTCAACACCGTGGTAGGGTGGGTTCCTGTTCCAAATGCCATTCCTGGATCCATTTCGATAATTAACTCGTCACTTTGTACGGGTGTATAGTCTTCCCATGTAGGAATGATTGTAATCCTTTCTGAAATTTTAACTGGCTTATAATACTTCTTCCAGGCTGTCGCCCAGTCTTCTTCTTGGATTTCGGTAAGTGTTACTTCATTACGACCGATCTCAATGTCAAACTCTTTTAAATGATTAACAGACTGCTTCACTGCATCAACGGTCTCTGATAGAAAACTATTGACAGGCAAATAAGCTTTTACGTAAACCCCTTCTTCAGGATAATCTTCAGGATTAAGTTCATAAACTTCACCAAGTCCTGTTACCTCTTTTATCATATCCTGTGGGTCTTCGATCACAACACCGCTTGCTCCAGATTCATGCAAGATGTTTGAGACAGGTTCAATCGCTTCGTTTGTTGTGTGAATACAAATTTCGGACCACTTCATCTAATCAACTCACTTTTCATAGGAATTATGTAAAAAAAGAGTGCCAGGAACTTTGGCACAGGTAGTATTTATTAACCTACCAATTCATCCATACGTCCAGACACTCTTTTGCTGATAACATCATTCACCTTTAAATGCACGTTTCATACGCTCAAAAAATGTTCCGTGCTGTTCTTCCGTTGCCTCATTACCGCTAATATCATTGAACTCGCGAATCAGTTCACGTTGACGATCTGTTAAATTCTTCGGTGTGATGACACGCATTTTCACATGTTGATCTCCGTGTCCACGACCGTGAACATTTGGTGATCCTTTATCTTTCAAACGGAATGTCTTTCCTGTTTGAGTCCCAGCCGGCACTTTAAGCATAACTTTACCGTGCACTGTAGGTACTTCAATTTCGTCACCTAAAGCTGCTTGAGCAAAAGTCAGCGGCATTTCACAAAAGATATGGTCCTGTTCACGCTCAAAAAATTCATCAGGCTGTACACGAATGACAACGAACAGATCCCCTGCTGGGCCACCGTTTACACCGGCTTCCCCTTTTCCGGGTACGCGAATTTGTTGTCCTTCATCAATACCCGCCGGGATATCAATGTGGATTTTGTTTCGCTTCGTTACGCGGCCATCTCCACCGCAAGTATTACATTTCTCTTTAATGATTTGCCCGCTTCCTTGACAATGGTGACATACTCTACGATTGACAACACGGCCAAACGGGGTGTTTTGCTCCTGGTTAATTTGCCCGCTTCCTTGACAATGTGAACATGTTTCAGGGGACGTCCCAGGTTTAGCACCAGATCCGTCACACGTGTCACAAGACTCCTCGACAGGAATCTCAACATCAGTACTTTTGCCGAAAATCGCTTCCTCAAACTGTAATGTCATAGAATATTGAAGGTCAGCACCCTTACGTGGAGCATTAGGGTCACGTCGACGACCGCCACCTCCGAAGAACATGTCGAAAATATCTCCGAAGCCTCCGAAATCTTCAGCACCGCCGAAACCGCCAAATCCTTGTCCTTGTGGGCCAGCATGCCCAAATTGATCATATTGGCTGCGCTTTTGTTGATCACTTAACATTTCATAAGCTTCTTTAGCTTCTTTAAATTTATCAGATGCGTTTTCTTCCTCACTAACATCTGGATGATATTGACGTGCTAGCTTGCGGTAGGCCTTCTTTATTTCTTGTTGAGAGGCATCCTTTGATACACCTAGCACTTCATAATAATCACGTTTACTCACTTGTTGATCACTCTCCCAGGCGCTATTACATAAGATTTATATTACCATTTTCTTTTCGTTTCAAGCAAGTCGTTTATCATTAAGACACACGTGAAAAAAGTCAAAGTCAAGAAGATCCTGACTTTGACTTTTCACTACTTGCTTACTTTTTATTTTCGTCTTCGTTTACTTCTTCGTAGTCTGCATCTACTACATCATCTTCAGTACCTGACTGTTCTCCTTGAGCAGCTTCAGCTTGTTGCTGTGCTTGTTCGTAAAGTTTGACAGATAGGTTTTGAACTTGCTCTTGTAATGCTTCTTTTTTCTCTTTAATTTGATCAAGATCTTCGCCTTCTAAAGCTGTTTGAAGCTCTTCTTTAGCTGTTTCAGCATTTTGCTTCTCTTCATCAGATACTTTATCTTCAAGATCTTTGATCGTTTTGTCCGTCGTGAAGATAAGTTGATCTGCTTCATTACGAAGTTCGATGGCTTCACGTTTTTTCTTATCTTCCTCTGCGTTTTCTTCCGCCTGACGTACCATGTCTTCTACTTCTTCATCAGAAAGTCCAGAAGAAGACTTGATTGTAATCGATTGTTCTTTGTTCGTACCCATGTCTTTTGCACGAACATTCACAATGCCGTTCGCATCAATGTCGAAGCTTACTTCGATCTGTGGCACTCCGCGTGGTGCAGGTGGAATATCAGTCAATTGGAAACGACCCAATGTCTTGTTATCTTGTGCCATTTCACGTTCACCCTGTAGCACGTGAATATCTACGGCTGTCTGGTTATCAGCAGCTGTAGAGAATACTTGAGAATGACTTGTCGGAATCGTTGTATTACGTTCGATCAATTTTGTTGTTACAGATCCCATTGTTTCAATACCTAGTGATAGTGGTGTTACGTCAAGAAGGACAACATCTTTAACGTCGCCTTGAAGTACGCCGCCTTGAATGGAAGCACCAAGAGCTACTACTTCATCAGGATTAACCCCTTTAGAAGGCTCTTTTCCTACTTCTTTCTTAATCGCTTCTTGTACAGCTGGGATACGTGTAGAACCACCAACAAGAAGTACCTTGTGAATATCGTTTGAACTCATGCCAGCATCCTTCATTGCTTGGCGTGTTGGCTTCATAGAACGTTCGACTAGGTCTGAAGCGAGCTCTTCAAATTTCGCACGAGTCAAGTTCATTTCTAAGTGTAGTGGACCTGCTTCACCTGCAGTGATAAACGGCAGGGAAATTTGTGTTTGCGCTACACCGGAAAGGTCTTTCTTCGCTTTTTCAGCTGCATCTTTAAGACGCTGCTTAGCCATCTTGTCTTGAGATAGGTCAATTCCATTCTCTTTCTTGAATTCAGCTACCATGTGATTCATGATCACTTCGTCAAAATCATCCCCACCTAGACGGTTGTCGCCAGCAGTGGCTACAACTTCAAATGTACCTTCGCCAATGTCAAGGATAGATACGTCAAACGTACCGCCGCCAAGGTCGTATACTAAGATGGTTTGGTCTTGATCTTCTTTATCGATTCCGTATGCAAGAGCTGCTGCTGTTGGCTCATTGATAATACGTTCAACTTCAAGACCGGCAATTGTACCAGCATCCTTAGTTGCTTGACGTTCCGCATCGTTGAAATAGGCAGGAACCGTTACAACAGCTTTATCAACCGTCTCACCAAGATAATCCTCTGCATACCCTTTAATATATTGAAGAATTGCTGCAGAGATTTCTTGTGGAGTATATTCCTTACCTTCCACTTCTACTTTATAGTCAGTACCCATATGACGCTTAACGGAAAGAATCGTGTTAGGGTTTGTGATTGCTTGACGCTTGGCTACTTCACCAACTTGGCGCTCACCATTCTTAAATGCCACTGCTGATGGAGTTGTACGGTTCCCTTCAGGGTTAGGGATTACTTTTGCTTCCCCACCTTCCATAACTGCTACACAAGAGTTTGTTGTACCTAAGTCTATACCAATAATTTTACCCATTGTCGTGTATCCTCCTCTAACAAATTACCTTTTCATTTATTGATTCACTTTAACCATAGCCGGGCGAATGACCCGATCGTTCAAACGATAGCCTTTTTGCAGCTGCTCTACAACTACATTCGACTCAAAGTTGTCGTCCTCAACTTGCATCACTGCTTGATGTAGATGTGGATCAAATACTTCTCCTTGGGCAGGAATCTCTTCCACACCTTCTTTTACAAGAGCTGCTTGGAACTGGTCATACACCATTTCCATTCCATTCGTGAAATTTTTGGCAGCATCTCCATCCACTTCGACTTGCAAAGCTCTTTCAAAGTTATCAAGGACTGGGATAAGTTCCTCAACTATTGATTGTGATTTATACTTTCGATCCGCTTCTCTCTCTTTCTGAGTACGGCGTCGAAAATTATCATAATCAGCCTGAAGCCTGAGCAAGCGGTTCTGAACTTCTTCCTTCTCTTGTTGAAGCTGTTCAAGTTCATCGATGGCTTCCTCAGAATCAGCCTGTTCCACCTCAACATTTGTTGTTTCTTCTTCATTTTCAGGTTCAATGATTTCTTGTTCTTGTTGATCTTTTCCTTTCATGACTTCCACCTCCTTGATTCCTATTCACCGTTATTGACTATAACATGAAAAAATATCCTAAGAAAAGTGCGGGCTACCTGACAGAGATTCAGCTTTTTCAAAACCCCTCTTTATAACCCCTATTAGGCTTTCATGTGCTGATCTGCTAATGCTAGATCAAAGAAACAAAAGGCAGAAAGAAGCGACGGAAAAATTACCCCATCGGATATATTTCTTACACGGAAGCTAATACCATCCTTTAAACGTCTCTGTCATATGCCTGGATAAAACATTCAATAATGAAATCACCCGATTGTACTCCATACGTGTAGGACCGAGTAAAGCAATCGTACCTACCTGTTCATTTCCAAGTGTATAGCTCGCGGTAATCAGGCTGCAGTTTTGCATAGCATCAAAAGGATTCTCATGACCAATACGAACATGAAGGCCTTGATCACCTGACCTTAACAAGTCTGCCATTTCATTTTCTCTTTCAATGATGGCATAAAGGGAGCGTACCTTCTCTAAATCTTTAAACTCCGGCTGCATGAGTATATTTGTCTTCCCGCCAATATAAAGCTTAGCCGGTTGCTCGTCCATTAAGGCAGCTTGCAAATACATAAATGCCTGCTCATCCATGTGTGCCCGTACCAAATCACGAATTTCCGTTTGCAGCTTCTCATGCAAATGTATCAACGGAACACCGCCCAGACGATCATTTAAAATATTGACCATCTTCTCAAGCTGTGACGGCTTCATTTCCACAGGTACATTAAATGCTCTGTGCTCAACGTGACCTGTATTTGTCACTAAAATAGCGATCGCAGACTGGTCATTTAGCGGAACAATCTGCAATTGTTTCAGTTTTGTTTCAAATACTTCCGGGCCGAGAATGATCGACGTATAATTGGTCAAGTCTGATAAAATACCTGCCGATTTCTGTACGACTCGTTCAAATTCCATCATTCGATCCTTAAATGCCTCTCTGATTGTCTTAACGTCATTATTCGATAACCGTAGAGGTGATAGAAGGTGATCGACATAAAAGCGATAGCCTTTCTCTGATGGAACTCGACCGGATGAAGAATGAGTTTTCTCAAGATAACCCATTTCTTCAAGGTCTGCCATCTCATTACGTATGGTTGCAGAACTGAAAGTTACAGCCTCTTTTTTTGAAATTGACCGCGAGCCTACAGGCTGAGCAGTCAGGATGAAGTCATCAATAATTACTTGCAGGATTAACAATTGTCTTTCAGTTAACATCGATGATCACCTCTGTTAGCACTCGTATTTAGTGAGTGCTAAATCTAATAATAAATTATCAAATGGGGGTTGGGATGTCAACGAATTTACTTTGATTTTTCACGAATCCAACAAAAATTCCTGAAACACTTCATTTCCTAGTAGTTTCCCGCGCTCTGTCAATCGAACATTCCCGCCGACTTCAGTTAATAGCTCACGCTGTTTCAGATTAGGTACTGCCCCATTGAATACTTCGTGCAGAGTTCGTCCATATTTTTGCTCAAACTTCACCAAGGAGACGCCATTCGCTTTCCTTAAGCCGAGAAACATTTCTTCTTCCATTTGTTCTTTTAAACCAACTGGTTCTTCATGCAAGATGGGTTTTCCGTTTTCCATCGCTTGTTTAACATAGGCTGGAAGGGGACGAATATTAATTG comes from the Halobacillus shinanisalinarum genome and includes:
- the deoC gene encoding deoxyribose-phosphate aldolase encodes the protein MEHNLAKMIDHTQLKPDTPKAKITEICKEAKEYDFMSVCVNPHWVEYCSELLKGTDVKVCTVIGFPLGATTTETKVFETRQAIENGATEVDMVINVGELKSGNTEVVKADIEAVVKEAKGKSLVKVIIETSLLTDEEKVTASQLTKESGADFVKTSTGFSGGGATVEDVSLMRKTVGPNLGVKASGGVRDYDGARAVIEAGATRIGASAGIAIVSGGKGSSDY
- a CDS encoding nodulation protein NfeD; its protein translation is MAFLAVYQWSDHVQAEGEGKQVYIIPVENTVERGMVSFLQRTTSEAIEKGADHIIFEIDTPGGRVDAAGTIGELLAGLDIPNTAFIASRAYSAGSYIALSTDQIYMKPQATMGASGVINSDGTAADKKAQSAWISAMVSAAEANGRDPLYARAMADSNVDLPKYGAAEGEFLTLGPSEAVEVGYAEGIVKDRVELLNEIGFSNAKVVETSPTLAENFARFLTHPVVIPILLSIASLGLVVELYSPGFGIPGIMGVLSLVLFFYGHIVAGLAGYEAIILLVLGIGLIVAELFLPGGIAGIAGIAAVVASLMLSSADMGHMALSIGIALLITIIVSIILIKTIGFERGFFRHVILNDSTSAEKGYVSTVNRLELIGMEGETITPLRPSGTALIDEERMDVVSEGSFIGADQPIKIVKIEGARIVVRAIN
- a CDS encoding 16S rRNA (uracil(1498)-N(3))-methyltransferase; translated protein: MQRYFIDQANWEEDRVVIKGDDVHHIVKVMRMKKEDSLICVHPERGPALCEIVAAEQEVLCSIIDWLDENKELPVEVTIVQSLGKGDKLEQVVQKGTELGADFFIPFDAERSVAKWDAKKANKKLTRLKKIAKEASEQSERAKVPSVLDVMTLSEIIEQNDSYDVKLIAHENEARSVRSHSLSSRLHVIKDNQRVIIIFGPEGGFTPGEADKLFASGFLPVRLGPRILRMETAPLYFLSSLSYQLEEQ
- a CDS encoding flavin reductase family protein; the encoded protein is MEKQEHIKMHSYPGMVAVVGVKNEEETNFMAAGWHSYLSIDPPIYGVAIGRERFTYEHIIKNKAFTINFLPFEEASFIQYSGSVTGSSTNKVQDYNQKWYEANVGFPLLKRAYLAYECELQQTVPTGDHDWVIGKITACHYDSNLFKENGLPDFSKLHIPLYLGRSSYLKLGDSTQLYDIFHHNNNKKS
- a CDS encoding GatB/YqeY domain-containing protein; the protein is MSILERLNQDMKAAMKAKDKKTLGVIRMVKASMQNEAIKLGKDLSEDEELTVLSREVKQRKDSLQEFKEAGREDLVEGLNEEIEILQVYMPKQLTEEELEQIVQETIVEVGASSKGDMGKVMSAVMPKVKGKTEGSKVNKLVLKQLS
- the grpE gene encoding nucleotide exchange factor GrpE; the encoded protein is MKGKDQQEQEIIEPENEEETTNVEVEQADSEEAIDELEQLQQEKEEVQNRLLRLQADYDNFRRRTQKEREADRKYKSQSIVEELIPVLDNFERALQVEVDGDAAKNFTNGMEMVYDQFQAALVKEGVEEIPAQGEVFDPHLHQAVMQVEDDNFESNVVVEQLQKGYRLNDRVIRPAMVKVNQ
- the dnaJ gene encoding molecular chaperone DnaJ — encoded protein: MSKRDYYEVLGVSKDASQQEIKKAYRKLARQYHPDVSEEENASDKFKEAKEAYEMLSDQQKRSQYDQFGHAGPQGQGFGGFGGAEDFGGFGDIFDMFFGGGGRRRDPNAPRKGADLQYSMTLQFEEAIFGKSTDVEIPVEESCDTCDGSGAKPGTSPETCSHCQGSGQINQEQNTPFGRVVNRRVCHHCQGSGQIIKEKCNTCGGDGRVTKRNKIHIDIPAGIDEGQQIRVPGKGEAGVNGGPAGDLFVVIRVQPDEFFEREQDHIFCEMPLTFAQAALGDEIEVPTVHGKVMLKVPAGTQTGKTFRLKDKGSPNVHGRGHGDQHVKMRVITPKNLTDRQRELIREFNDISGNEATEEQHGTFFERMKRAFKGE
- the rpsU gene encoding 30S ribosomal protein S21; the protein is MSKTTRVRKNESLEDALRRFKRDVSKSGALSEYRKREYYDKPSVRRKKKSEAARKRK
- the prmA gene encoding 50S ribosomal protein L11 methyltransferase, whose product is MKWSEICIHTTNEAIEPVSNILHESGASGVVIEDPQDMIKEVTGLGEVYELNPEDYPEEGVYVKAYLPVNSFLSETVDAVKQSVNHLKEFDIEIGRNEVTLTEIQEEDWATAWKKYYKPVKISERITIIPTWEDYTPVQSDELIIEMDPGMAFGTGTHPTTVLSLQALERYLAPGDVVLDVGSGSGVLSVASVLLGSAQVHAFDLDEIAVKSTMDNAQLNQVADKVTSTKNNLMQGVTVEADLIVSNILAEIIIQFVDDAYSQLKPNGYFLTSGIIEGKKHLVKSRLEQAGFEIIETNRMEDWISIIARKPE
- the floA gene encoding flotillin-like protein FloA (flotillin-like protein involved in membrane lipid rafts), translating into MSLEELMPIIIIGIIIIVIAVLFTFIPVMLWISALAAGVKVSIFTLVGMRLRRVIPSRVINPMIKAHKAGVTVDTNQLESHYLAGGNVDRVVNALIAAQRANIELSFERCAAIDLAGRDVLEAVQMSVNPKVIETPFIAGVAIDGIEVKAKARITVRANIDRLVGGAGEDTVIARVGEGIVSTIGSSVNHNKVLENPDRISQNVLGKGLDAGTAFEILSIDIADIDIGKNIGAMLQTDQAEADKNIAQAKAEERRAMAIAQEQEMRARVQEMQAKVVESEAEVPQALAEALRSGKMGVMDYMNYQNINADTDMRQTLGDMDKDKDE
- the dnaK gene encoding molecular chaperone DnaK, whose amino-acid sequence is MGKIIGIDLGTTNSCVAVMEGGEAKVIPNPEGNRTTPSAVAFKNGERQVGEVAKRQAITNPNTILSVKRHMGTDYKVEVEGKEYTPQEISAAILQYIKGYAEDYLGETVDKAVVTVPAYFNDAERQATKDAGTIAGLEVERIINEPTAAALAYGIDKEDQDQTILVYDLGGGTFDVSILDIGEGTFEVVATAGDNRLGGDDFDEVIMNHMVAEFKKENGIDLSQDKMAKQRLKDAAEKAKKDLSGVAQTQISLPFITAGEAGPLHLEMNLTRAKFEELASDLVERSMKPTRQAMKDAGMSSNDIHKVLLVGGSTRIPAVQEAIKKEVGKEPSKGVNPDEVVALGASIQGGVLQGDVKDVVLLDVTPLSLGIETMGSVTTKLIERNTTIPTSHSQVFSTAADNQTAVDIHVLQGEREMAQDNKTLGRFQLTDIPPAPRGVPQIEVSFDIDANGIVNVRAKDMGTNKEQSITIKSSSGLSDEEVEDMVRQAEENAEEDKKKREAIELRNEADQLIFTTDKTIKDLEDKVSDEEKQNAETAKEELQTALEGEDLDQIKEKKEALQEQVQNLSVKLYEQAQQQAEAAQGEQSGTEDDVVDADYEEVNEDENKK